TACGTCGTCGAGCCGACGACCCCCCAGGCCACGCTGCGCCTGGCCCTCAAGTACACCAAGGACCGCGAGCGCGTGCTCACCGGCGTGCGCCGCGTGTCGAAGCCCGGCCTCCGCGTCTACGCGAAGTCCGACGAGCTGCCCCGCGTGCTGGGCGGCCTCGGCGTCGCGATCGTCTCGACCTCGAAGGGCCTCCTGACCGACCGCGACGCGCGACGCAGCGGCGTCGGCGGCGAGGTCCTGGCCTACGTCTGGTAGGCGGGAAGGACACGAACACACCATGAGTCGCATCGGCAAGGAACCGGTCCCGATCCCGAGCGGGGTCGACGTGACCCTGTCCACGGACACCATCACCGTCAAGGGCCCCCGCGGCACCCTGACCCAGGCCCTCCACGACGGCGTCGACGTCGCCGTGCAGGACGACCAGGTCGTCGTGACGCGCCCCGACGACGAGCGGCGCTCGCGCGAGCTCCACGGGCTCTACCGCACGCTGGTCGCCAACATGATCACCGGCGTCACCGACGGGTTCACCAAGTCCCTCGAGATCGTCGGCGTCGGCTACCGCGCCGCGATGCAGGGCCAGGGCCTCAGGCTGCAGCTCGGCTTCAGCCACGACGTCAACGTGCCCGCCATCGACGGCATCACGTTCGAGACCCCGTCACAGACCCAGATCACGATCACCGGCGCGAGCAAGCAGCAGGTCGGCCAGATCGCCGCGAACATCCGGTCGCTGCGTCCGCCGGAGCCCTACAAGGGCAAGGGCATCAAGTACGCCGACGAGCACATCCTCCGCAAGGCAGGAAAGGCGGCCGGGTAAGCCATGGCAAAGACCGACGCACGCCGGACGGGGCGGGACCGCCGCCACCTCCGGCTCCGCAAGAAGGTGCAGGGCGACGCCACGCGTCCCCGCCTCGCGGTGTACCGCTCCAACACCCACATCTACGCCCAGGTCATCGACGACCGCGCCGGCGCCACGCTGGCGGCCGCGTCCTCGACCGAGGCGTCCTTCTCGCCCGACGGCGACGGCAAGGTCGGCGAGGCGAAGGCCGTCGGCCGACTCGTCGCCGAGCGCGCGAAGGACGCGGGCATCGACCAGGTCGTCTTCGACCGCGGCGGCAACCGGTACGCCGGGCGCGTCCAGGCACTCGCCGACGCCGCCCGTGACGCCGGACTGACCTTCTAGAAGGACTCACATCATGGCCTACAACCCCCCCAACAACCCCCGAGGTGGCCGCGACGGCGGCCGCGGCGGCCGTGGTGGCCGCGGCGGCCGCGGCGGACGTCCCGAGGAGAAGAGCCCGTACGAGGAGAAGGTCGTCGCGATCAACCGCGTCGCCAAGGTCGTCAAGGGCGGCCGTCGGTTCTCCTTCACCGCCCTGGTGGTCGTCGGTGACGGCAACGGCACCGTCGGCGTGGGCTACGGCAAGGCCAAGGAGGTCCCCGCGGCGATCCAGAAGGGCGTCGAGATCGGGAAGAAGAACCTCTTCGCCGTGCCGATGATCCAGAAGACCATCGTGCACCCGGTCATCGGCGTGCACGGCGCGGGTCGCGTCGTCCTGAAGCCCGCCGCCCCCGGTACCGGCGTGATCGCCGGTGGCCCGGTGCGCGCCGTGCTCGAGGCGGCCGGGATCACCGACGTGCTGGCCAAGTCCCTCGGCACCCCGAACCCCATCAACGTCGTGCACGCGACCGTCGCCGGCCTGCAGAGCCTGAAGCGCCCGCAGGACGTCGCCGCCATGCGCGACCTCGAGATGGAGGAGTTCATGCCGCCGAAGATGTACGCCAACATGACCGGCAAGGCCACGTCCGGGACGGGTGCCTGAGCCATGGCGCTGCAGGTCACCCAGGTCAAGTCGTCCAACGGCGCGAAGCGCAACCAGCTCGCGACGCTGCGGTCCCTCGGGCTGCGCCGGATCCGCCACACCGTGGTGGTCCCGGACCGCCCCGAGTTCCGCGGCATGGTCGCCACGATCAACCACCTGGTCGTCGTCGAGGAGGTCCCCGACGGGACCACCGTGCCGGCCCGGGCCGTGCGGACCGCGGTCTCCGTGGCCGACACCGGCGAGCCCGGCGTCGTCGGCGTCGTCGAGGGCCCCTCGGAGAGGACCGAGGAGCTCCTCGAGGACCAGGGCGTCGCCGGCACCGGTGCCGACAGCTCGGCGGACGTCGTCCAGAACACCCCGCAGATCGACCCGGCCCGCGGGAAGGCCGTCAAGGGCGGCACGTCGGAGAACCCCGACGTCGCGGACGCGGCGCTCGACCCCGAGCCGGCGTCCGACGAGGAGGAGTAGTCCACCATGAAGCTCAACGACCTCAAGCCGGCTCCCGGCTCGACCCGGCGCAAGACGCGCAAGGGTCGCGGCGAGGCCGCCGGCAAGGGCAAGACCGCCGGCCGCGGCACCAAGGGCACCGGCGCGCGGAAGAACGTCCCCCTCGGGTTCGAGGGCGGGCAGATGCCGCTGCAGCGCCGCCTGCCGAAGCTGCCCGGCTTCACCCCCCGGAACCGCGTGGAGTACGTCGGCGTGAACGTGTCGCGGCTCGAGTCGGCCTTCGAGGCCGGCGCGACCGTCGACCCCGCCGCCATGGCCGCGAAGGGCCTCCTCCGCGACGCGGAGGAGCGGGTGAAGATCCTCGGCGACGGCGAGCTGTCGACGTCGCTGACCGTGTCGGCGCACGCGTTCTCGAAGTCCGCGGAGGCGAAGATCACCGACGCCGGCGGCACCGTCCAGCGCCTGACCCGCTGACCCGCCGGCAGTCGTGCCAGCATGGACCTGACGTGGCCCCACGTCGGGTCCCTGCCCGAACGGAGTTGACCTAGATGTTCCGCGCCTTCGCGAACGCCTTCAAGATCCCGGACCTCCGGGGGAAGATCCTCTTCACCCTCGCGATCATCGCGGTGTACCGGCTGGGATCGGTCATCCCGATCCCGGGGGTCGACTACCAGGTCCTCGACGGCATCCTGCAGCAGGCCGAGGCGAGCGGCGTCGCCGCGCTCCTGAACCTCTTCAGCGGGGGCGCGCTGACCCAGCTCGCGGTCTTCGCGCTCGGGATCATGCCGTACATCACCGCCAGCATCATCATGCAGCTGCTGGCGGTGGTGATCCCGAAGCTCGAGGAGTGGCAGAAGGAGGGGGCGACCGGCACGGCGCGGATCACCCAGATCACCCGGTACGTCACCGTGGTGCTGGCGATCCTGCAGTCGACCGGCCTGATCGTGCTGATCGAATCCGGCCAGCTGTTCGGCGGGACGATCCCCACCGCGGGGCTGATCCCCGACGACTCGGTCCCGATCCGGGCGCTGATGGTCCTGACCCTCACCGCCGGCACGGCCTTCATCATGTGGCTGGGTGAGCTGATCACCCAGCGCGGCATCGGCAACGGGATGTCGCTGATCATCTACGCGGCGATCCTCGCGGCGCTGCCCGGCCAGTTCTCGGCCATCTACCAGCAGAACACCGTGCTGTTCGCCGTGTTCGTGCTGGTGGGCCTGATCCTCATCGTCGGCGTGGTGTACGTCGAGCAGGGCCAGCGCCGCATCCCCGTCCAGTACGCCAAGCGCCAGGTCGGCCGACGCCAGTACGGCGGCCAGCAGACCTACATCCCGCTGAAGGTCAACCAGTCCGGCGTGATCCCGATCATCTTCGCGTCCTCGCTGCTGTACCTGCCGCAGCTGAGCGCCTCGATCGTGAACAACGACGGCCTGACGAACTTCGTCAACCGCTACTTCGCGACCGGCGGCCACCCCGTCTACATCGCCACCTACCTGGCGCTGACGATCTTCTTCGCCTACTTCTACACGGCCATCACGTTCAACCCGATCGACGTGGCCGACAACATGAAGAAGTACGGCGGGTTCATCCCGGGCATCCGCCCGGGTCGCCCGACGGCCGAGTACCTGGATCGCGTCCTGACCCGCATCACCCTGCCGGGGTCGCTGTACCTGGGTGCGCTCGCCATCCTGCCCCTCGTCGTGCTGGCCCTCGGCAACGTGCAGTTCCC
Above is a window of Euzebya sp. DNA encoding:
- the rpsH gene encoding 30S ribosomal protein S8 — translated: MSMTDPVADMLTRIRNANLAYTELIDMPSSKLKASIAEILKQEGYIRDYVVEPTTPQATLRLALKYTKDRERVLTGVRRVSKPGLRVYAKSDELPRVLGGLGVAIVSTSKGLLTDRDARRSGVGGEVLAYVW
- the rplF gene encoding 50S ribosomal protein L6 yields the protein MSRIGKEPVPIPSGVDVTLSTDTITVKGPRGTLTQALHDGVDVAVQDDQVVVTRPDDERRSRELHGLYRTLVANMITGVTDGFTKSLEIVGVGYRAAMQGQGLRLQLGFSHDVNVPAIDGITFETPSQTQITITGASKQQVGQIAANIRSLRPPEPYKGKGIKYADEHILRKAGKAAG
- the rplR gene encoding 50S ribosomal protein L18; amino-acid sequence: MAKTDARRTGRDRRHLRLRKKVQGDATRPRLAVYRSNTHIYAQVIDDRAGATLAAASSTEASFSPDGDGKVGEAKAVGRLVAERAKDAGIDQVVFDRGGNRYAGRVQALADAARDAGLTF
- the rpsE gene encoding 30S ribosomal protein S5; protein product: MAYNPPNNPRGGRDGGRGGRGGRGGRGGRPEEKSPYEEKVVAINRVAKVVKGGRRFSFTALVVVGDGNGTVGVGYGKAKEVPAAIQKGVEIGKKNLFAVPMIQKTIVHPVIGVHGAGRVVLKPAAPGTGVIAGGPVRAVLEAAGITDVLAKSLGTPNPINVVHATVAGLQSLKRPQDVAAMRDLEMEEFMPPKMYANMTGKATSGTGA
- the rplO gene encoding 50S ribosomal protein L15, whose product is MKLNDLKPAPGSTRRKTRKGRGEAAGKGKTAGRGTKGTGARKNVPLGFEGGQMPLQRRLPKLPGFTPRNRVEYVGVNVSRLESAFEAGATVDPAAMAAKGLLRDAEERVKILGDGELSTSLTVSAHAFSKSAEAKITDAGGTVQRLTR
- the secY gene encoding preprotein translocase subunit SecY codes for the protein MFRAFANAFKIPDLRGKILFTLAIIAVYRLGSVIPIPGVDYQVLDGILQQAEASGVAALLNLFSGGALTQLAVFALGIMPYITASIIMQLLAVVIPKLEEWQKEGATGTARITQITRYVTVVLAILQSTGLIVLIESGQLFGGTIPTAGLIPDDSVPIRALMVLTLTAGTAFIMWLGELITQRGIGNGMSLIIYAAILAALPGQFSAIYQQNTVLFAVFVLVGLILIVGVVYVEQGQRRIPVQYAKRQVGRRQYGGQQTYIPLKVNQSGVIPIIFASSLLYLPQLSASIVNNDGLTNFVNRYFATGGHPVYIATYLALTIFFAYFYTAITFNPIDVADNMKKYGGFIPGIRPGRPTAEYLDRVLTRITLPGSLYLGALAILPLVVLALGNVQFPLGGATLLIVVGVGLETMKQLESQLMQRHYEGFIRG